The DNA segment CTTTAAGATTATGTGGTTCGCCATTGTAGTTTAACATCCAAACGGGTTTATCTAAACGACGTAATGCAGTAAAATATTCAATTCCTTGATACCATGGCACAGCTCCATCATTATCATTATGCATCATTAATAAAGGTGTTTGAACTTTATCTGCATAAAATAAAGGTGAATTTTTAATATATCCATTTAAATCCTCCCAAAGAGTTTTACCGATTCTACTCTGAGTATGTTCGTACTGAAACATTCTACTCATTCCTGTTTCCCATCTAATACCACCATAAGCACTTGTCATGTTACTAACTGGAGCTCCTGCCATAGCAGCAGCAAACATATTGGTTTGTGTTATAAGATATGCCGTTTGGTAACCTCCCCAACTTTGTCCTTGAAGAGCAATATGCTTTCATCGATTGCTGGAAATTGTTTTATCATACTTTCTACACCACTCACAATACAGTTATATGCACTTTGTCCAGGAAGTCCTTCTTTGTAAATTATATCTGGAACAAAAACAAAATAGTCATTACTTGTATACAATGTTCTATTAATAGTAGATCTACTTGGCTGAGGAGCATAATGACGATGATATGTATCTGAATTTAACTCATAAAAATACACTACCATTGGGTATTTTTTGTTTGGATCATAGTTCTCTGGTTTGTATAACAATCCTTGTAAAGTAACGGCATCATTATTCTTCCATTCTACTAAACTTACGGATCCCCATTTAAAATTTTTCTGTTGGGGATTAGCTTTTGTTACTTGTTCAGGAGAATCAAAGTCAGTTGTAGTAACCCAAATATCAGGATACTGTTGATAATTTTGTCTAGTATAAAAAATAGTCTTACTGTTCTTTGCTTTCTTTGGAGTTGTAAAGAAATAATCCCCTTCCATTATAACTGTTGGTGTATTCTCTTTATTAAAATCAGAATAAACATATCCTGATTTTTTAGTATCATCCTCAAAAACGGATAGTAACACTTGTTTTTTAGTGTCTATAAACTTCTCTTCGCTATCTATCTGAAGATAACGATATACCTTTTTAGTTTCTCTTCCGTTTTTTGTGATTCTTTTTGGTTGTATTTTTGAATCTGGATCAAACTTCCAAATATCATAACGATCATAGATATAGACGAATTTATCCCCTTCGTCCCAACCTGCGATACCATATGGTGAAGGTTCATTAGGTTGATCATTTCGCTCATCATACCAAGCAACTTTCACTCCTTTGGTTAATGATTTGTGCTGATTTGTTTTTAAATTAATTGAATAATAAACACTATCCTTACGGTTGTAGTAAACTGCATATTTTTGCGAACCTCCAAACCACACTTGGTCTTGTTCTTTAATCAATAACTTTTGCTCACCTGTATTAAGGTCTATTTTATAAAAATCTTTTACAAAAAAGCGGTCCATGAAGAAGCTCTTTTATAAGAATCTCCATTAGTTCCTAAAGCATAATCTCCATCACCGTTATTAAACACTGTGATATCAGGG comes from the Flavobacterium branchiarum genome and includes:
- a CDS encoding alpha/beta hydrolase family protein, which gives rise to MALQGQSWGGYQTAYLITQTNMFAAAMAGAPVSNMTSAYGGIRWETGMSRMFQYEHTQSRIGKTLWEDLNGYIKNSPLFYADKVQTPLLMMHNDNDGAVPWYQGIEYFTALRRLDKPVWMLNYNGEPHNLKAESWGNRKDLSTRMKQFFDHYLKGEKAPEWMTKGRSNLEKESNKAY
- a CDS encoding alpha/beta hydrolase family protein translates to MDRFFVKDFYKIDLNTGEQKLLIKEQDQVWFGGSQKYAVYYNRKDSVYYSINLKTNQHKSLTKGVKVAWYDERNDQPNEPSPYGIAGWDEGDKFVYIYDRYDIWKFDPDSKIQPKRITKNGRETKKVYRYLQIDSEEKFIDTKKQVLLSVFEDDTKKSGYVYSDFNKENTPTVIMEGDYFFTTPKKAKNSKTIFYTRQNYQQYPDIWVTTTDFDSPEQVTKANPQQKNFKWGSVSLVEWKNNDAVTLQGLLYKPENYDPNKKYPMVVYFYELNSDTYHRHYAPQPSRSTINRTLYTSNDYFVFVPDIIYKEGLPGQSAYNCIVSGVESMIKQFPAIDESILLFKDKVGEVTKRHIL